GGCGAAAATGCTTACAAAGGCCATGAAAAATATGTTCGTTTTGAAAGGTGTTTTGAATCTAGGATGCACCTCGCTGAAAAATTTAGGCAGCAGCCCGTCTTTGCTCATCGAATAGAAAACGCGGCTTTGTCCCAAAAGCATGACGAGCATTACCGAAGTATATCCAGCCAGGATCGCAATGATCAATGCCGTTTGCAAAGAGTCATAGCCCGTTTTGGCAAATGCAGTAGCTGCTGGTTTGGCATCGTTTGCAAATTCTGTATACTTCACCAAGCCCGTCATCACGTGCGCGAAAAGCACGTATAAGATCGTACAAACCACCAAAGAACCCAGGATACCGATCGGCATTCCTTTTTGCGGATTTTTAGCTTCCTGCGCGGCTGTTGAAACCGCGTCGAACCCAATGAATGCAAAGAACACCACCGCGGCTCCCGTAGCAATACCCGACCAGCCGAAGTTCTCATAAGCTCCTGTGTTTTCAGGGATATAAGGCACGTAATTGTCAGGGTTAATATGGCTCCAACCCAAGCCAATAAATATCAGCACAACTGCCACTTTAAGTACTACCAGGAGATTGTTAAGGAATGCGGATCCTTCCGTACCACGGATCAAAAGAAGTGAAAGCAGGCACACGATCAGGATCGCAGGCAGGTTCACAATTCCGTTATCAATAATGGTTCCATCGCTGAGTGTAACTACTTCAAAAGGCGAGCAGACCAACTGCGTAGGGAGGTGAATATCAAATTTACTCAGGAACTCGAGCAGGTACCTGGACCAGCTTACTGAAACCGTAGCTGCTCCCAGGGCATATTCCAGAACCAAATCCCAGCCGATAATCCAGGCTACGAATTCGCCCATGGTGGCGTAAGAATAGGTGTAGGCACTTCCGGCGATCGGGATCATGGAAGCAAATTCTGCGTAGCAAAGGCCGGCAAAACCGCAGCCTACCGCGGCAAGTATAAATGAAATGGTTACTGCGGGTCCTGAGTGTTCCGCGGCGGCAATACCTGTTAAAGAGAAGAGTCCCGCACCGATAATGGCGCCAATTCCTAATGCTACCAAACTCGCTGATCCCAGGGATCTTTTCAGCTGGTTAGCTTCGCCTGTTGATTCACTCAATAATTTTTCAATGGGCTTTTTAACCCATAATTGATTTGCCATAAGCTCTTTGTTGTAGTTATATGAACATCTTATAAAACTAAAAGAAAATTTGCTAATAACTTGTCAAGACAAAATAAAAAAAGGGATAGCACAATGCTAACCCTTTTTTCTTCTAACTTTTTACGCTTTAACTTTCTTGGTTGCTGTCGGCGCAGTCTCTGCTGCCGCCAATGCAGGCTCTTTCTTTTGGTCGCGCTGCAGAAGGTCAACCACGATCGGTGCCGCCACGAACAGCGAAGAGTAGGTACCTACGATTACCCCAAGCAGCATACAGAATGTAAATCCGCGGATCACCGCTCCTCCGAATATCATCAGAACAATCAGTACGAGGATTACCGAGATACCCGTTACCGCAGTACGGCTTAAAGTACTGTTCAAGGCGTTGTTGATAACCGTCGGCAGGCTCTGCCCGCGTGACTTGTCATCTGCCAGGTAATCACGGATACGGTCATAAATTACAACGGTATCGTTCATTGAGTAACCGATCATCGTCAAAATCGCACCAATAAATGCCTGATCGATGTCCAGTGACCATGGTAGCCAGCCGTTAAACAAAGAGAAAACAGCCAGAATGATCACCACGTCATGCGCAAGGGATACAACCGCACCATAACTGAAAGCAACCCTTTTGAAACGGATCAGGATGTAAATAAAGTTGGCAGCAAGAGCCAGGAGTACCGCGTAAATCGCCGACCACAAAGTATCATTCGCCATCGTAGGTCCTACTTTGTTTGAACTTACGATCTTGGCAGGGTTACCGTTGATCTTTTTAACCGCCTCCATAATCTTTGCCTCGGCCCGCTGATCTGCATCAGGCGTCGTTTCTTCGATCAGGTATGCCGTTGTAATTTTCACCTGATCCTGACCGCCAAAAGTTTTCACCTCTGTTGCAGAACCCAGTGTTTCGTCCATTTTGTCACGCAGATCATCCGCATCGACTTTACTTTCAAAACGAACCACATAAGAACGGCCGCCTTTGAAATCAATACCTAATCCAAAACCTTTAAATATGAACGAACCAATTCCGATCGCGATAATTACACTGGAAATAATGTAAAAACGACGACGCTGAGACACGAAATCGAAGTCGTTGTCTTTGAACCAGTTCTTTGTCAGACCGGTATAAAAGTTGAAAGTTTTACCCTTTTTAATCTGATATTCAAGCAGCAAACGGGTTATGAAAATCGCGGTGAAAAGGGATGTAAGCAAACCTAAAACCAGCGTAGTCGCAAAGCCAAGTACCAATCCGGTTCCAAATGTGTAAAGGATAATACCAGTCAAAAGCGTAGTTACGTTCGAGTCAATGATCGCACTCAATGAATGCTTGAAACCGTCACGAACCGCCTGTACGAATGGTTTTCCTTCCTCGATTTCCGCTTTGATACCTTCATAGATCAGTACGTTGGCATCCACCGCCATACCGATCGAAAGCACGATACCGGCAATACCCGAAAGCGTCAATACCGCACCCAGAGATGCCATAATACCCATCAGGAAGAACAGGTTGATCAGCAAAGCGATATCAGCGATCCAACCCGCCTTGCTGTAATAAGCAACCATAAACACCAGTACGATCAACAAACCAACTGCCGAAGACAGCAAACCATCATTGATCGCCTCAGCACCCAGTGAAGAACCTACAACAGCCTCCTCCACAATGTGAGTTGGCGCAGGTAACTTACCAGCTTTCAACACATTAGACATATCTTTTGTCTCTTCCACTGTGAAGCTACCCGTAATGCTTGAGTTACCATTGGGAATTTCTCCCTGTACCGTCGGCGCAGTGTAAACCAGGTTATCGATAATGATAGCAACCGGGCGGCCAATGCTGCGGGCAGTCAGTGAGCGCCATTTACGAGCGCCCTCTCCATTCATACGCATAGTTACTTCCGGACGACCGCTTTCGTCGTAATCGTGTGTGGCATCTACGATCACGTCACCTTCCATGGCAGCCTCACCATTTTGTTTTTTGATAAAATACAATGGCAGGATCAATTGGTTATCTCCGGCAGCAGTTCCTTTACGGTCCCACATGAAAACAAGGTCAGCCGGGAATAGCGAGCGTACTTCGGGGCGGCGAAGAATTTCTCCTGCGCGCGCAGTATCTTTCAGATAAACACCCAAACCTTGCGGCATTGGAACAAATAAGCTGGTAAGTGCAGCAGTTTGCGCTGCAACCGCAGCCGAGTCATTTGCGGTAGAGTCGCTTTTTTGGGCAAGCTGCTCTGCCAATCCGCCAGTGGTCTTCTTGGTAGTGTCCGCTTTCGCTGTTGTTGCAGCGGCTGGTTTTTTCGCTTTTTCAATCTCCGCCTGCTGCGTCAAATATCTTCCCAAACCTTCCAGACCTGCGCCCAGTTCATTGGTCAGATATACTTCGGCAAATTCAAGTTTCGCAGCACCAGACAAAAGCCGACGCACACGCTCAGGGTTATCTACACCTGGTAATTCAACTAAAATACGGTTTTGCCCGGGCAGACGCTGGATGTTCGGGTTAGTAACACCGAACTTGTCGATACGCGCCGAGGTAATCTGGAATGCGCGGTCAATAGAACCATTTACTTCGGTATTCAGCATTTTAATTACATCCGAGTCTGACGAATTGCTGCTGATCTTGCCGCGGTTGGCACTGGTCGCAAACAGGGAAGCAAGGCTGGTATTAGGAGCCGCTTCTTTGTAAGCCGCCGCGAAACGGTTGATGAAAGTACTGTTGCTGGCAGCTTTATCCTCGGCCGCTTTTTTCAAAGCGGTCTGGAACGCAGAGCTGCGTGCATTTCCACCCGCCATTCCTTTTAGAATGTCAGCCGGTGCCACTTCCAACACCACGTGCATACCGCCTTGGAGGTCAAGACCCAGGTTCAGTTCACGCTCGGTTACCTCTTGTAATGTATGTCCGAGGTAAACTTCTTCGCGCCACAGCGAATCAATGTAGCGTTGTTTTTTTGCGATATCCACTTCCCCTTTTGCATCGGTCGCGTAGGCAATTGCCTTACTTTTAAAGCTGCGTGATGCAAATGTAAAAGACAGATAATAGACGCTAATGAGGGCGATCACGATGGTAAGCCCTATTATTCCATTCTTATTAGCCATTATTTTAACAGAAAAAATTTAATTGAAATTCTTGAATAAATGCGGATTGATTACCTGAATTCAGGTGCCGGGGATGCTGACAATAAGCCCTTTACAGTAAAAAATACAGCAATTGCCTCCCTTGTATTCAGGGAGCGTTGGTGACTATGAGCCTTCCGAAGATTCGATGGAAGTAGGAAAACAGGAAAAACGATTCCTGAAAAG
This Dyadobacter sp. UC 10 DNA region includes the following protein-coding sequences:
- the secDF gene encoding protein translocase subunit SecDF; translation: MANKNGIIGLTIVIALISVYYLSFTFASRSFKSKAIAYATDAKGEVDIAKKQRYIDSLWREEVYLGHTLQEVTERELNLGLDLQGGMHVVLEVAPADILKGMAGGNARSSAFQTALKKAAEDKAASNSTFINRFAAAYKEAAPNTSLASLFATSANRGKISSNSSDSDVIKMLNTEVNGSIDRAFQITSARIDKFGVTNPNIQRLPGQNRILVELPGVDNPERVRRLLSGAAKLEFAEVYLTNELGAGLEGLGRYLTQQAEIEKAKKPAAATTAKADTTKKTTGGLAEQLAQKSDSTANDSAAVAAQTAALTSLFVPMPQGLGVYLKDTARAGEILRRPEVRSLFPADLVFMWDRKGTAAGDNQLILPLYFIKKQNGEAAMEGDVIVDATHDYDESGRPEVTMRMNGEGARKWRSLTARSIGRPVAIIIDNLVYTAPTVQGEIPNGNSSITGSFTVEETKDMSNVLKAGKLPAPTHIVEEAVVGSSLGAEAINDGLLSSAVGLLIVLVFMVAYYSKAGWIADIALLINLFFLMGIMASLGAVLTLSGIAGIVLSIGMAVDANVLIYEGIKAEIEEGKPFVQAVRDGFKHSLSAIIDSNVTTLLTGIILYTFGTGLVLGFATTLVLGLLTSLFTAIFITRLLLEYQIKKGKTFNFYTGLTKNWFKDNDFDFVSQRRRFYIISSVIIAIGIGSFIFKGFGLGIDFKGGRSYVVRFESKVDADDLRDKMDETLGSATEVKTFGGQDQVKITTAYLIEETTPDADQRAEAKIMEAVKKINGNPAKIVSSNKVGPTMANDTLWSAIYAVLLALAANFIYILIRFKRVAFSYGAVVSLAHDVVIILAVFSLFNGWLPWSLDIDQAFIGAILTMIGYSMNDTVVIYDRIRDYLADDKSRGQSLPTVINNALNSTLSRTAVTGISVILVLIVLMIFGGAVIRGFTFCMLLGVIVGTYSSLFVAAPIVVDLLQRDQKKEPALAAAETAPTATKKVKA
- a CDS encoding amino acid permease, translated to MANQLWVKKPIEKLLSESTGEANQLKRSLGSASLVALGIGAIIGAGLFSLTGIAAAEHSGPAVTISFILAAVGCGFAGLCYAEFASMIPIAGSAYTYSYATMGEFVAWIIGWDLVLEYALGAATVSVSWSRYLLEFLSKFDIHLPTQLVCSPFEVVTLSDGTIIDNGIVNLPAILIVCLLSLLLIRGTEGSAFLNNLLVVLKVAVVLIFIGLGWSHINPDNYVPYIPENTGAYENFGWSGIATGAAVVFFAFIGFDAVSTAAQEAKNPQKGMPIGILGSLVVCTILYVLFAHVMTGLVKYTEFANDAKPAATAFAKTGYDSLQTALIIAILAGYTSVMLVMLLGQSRVFYSMSKDGLLPKFFSEVHPRFKTPFKTNIFFMAFVSIFAGLVPVSDLGHMVSIGTLFAFCLVCVGVWMLRVKRPELHRSFRTPLVPFVPIMGIVVCLYLMYSLPIESWYRLALWLAIGLAIYFGYGKKNSKIGHE